One Setaria viridis chromosome 7, Setaria_viridis_v4.0, whole genome shotgun sequence genomic region harbors:
- the LOC117863072 gene encoding cytochrome P450 89A2, protein MEAAQLFTLGLAIILFLAVFRRRIMHGRAMAKPALIEISDSAAARTAMIDHADAFSNRPLTLFPVALVTGQRRRRSDSISSAQYGPLWRALRCNLTSEALHPSRFDQLAPLQRESIAALVASLSATVAGSNGDVVVRDSVHAAVFGLVARLCFGDLVGDARQLLAMRRVMQEFVRAIGEANVFARSWLTKLVYWRRWRRFLGYRGQQAAFFLPLVSERERRRRSGCCNDGGIRPYVDTLIDLRVPDDDDNDKDDVGRMNIDAGRRALTDDEMVSLLSEFLGASTESAVSCIEWALAHLVTQQEIQKKLRLEITGAHGEGVVSEERLRSLPYLHAVVLESLRLHPPVPFLMRDVHTEGVAVGMDTVPVGGTRVHFLIRDMARDRKDWTDPDEFQPERFLAGGEAEGVGAVPGPKEIRMMPFGAGRRYCPGAGMGMMHVKCFLAALVREFEWADGGGDVDFTELDGFFKVMKTPLRAHVKRST, encoded by the coding sequence ATGGAAGCAGCGCAGCTCTTCACGCTTGGCCTGGCCATCATTCTCTTCCTCGCCGTTTTCCGGCGAAGGATTATGCACGGCCGTGCCATGGCGAAGCCGGCATTGATCGAGATCAGCGACTCTGCTGCCGCACGCACCGCAATGATCGACCACGCAGACGCCTTCTCGAACCGTCCGCTCACGTTGTTCCCAGTGGCCCTGGTCACCGGGCAGCGTCGTCGCCGGAGCGACAGCATCAGCTCGGCCCAGTACGGCCCGCTCTGGCGCGCGCTCCGCTGCAACCTCACCTCCGAGGCTCTCCACCCCTCACGCTTCGACCAGCTCGCCCCGCTGCAGCGCGAGTCCATAGCGGCCCTCGTCGCATCCCTGTCCGCGACGGTCGCCGGCAGCAACGGCGACGTGGTCGTTCGCGACAGCGTGCACGCCGCCGTGTTCGGCCTCGTGGCGCGCTTGTGCTTCGGCGACCTCGTCGGCGACGCGCGCCAGCTGCTCGCCATGCGGCGCGTGATGCAGGAGTTCGTGCGCGCCATCGGCGAAGCCAACGTCTTCGCCCGCTCATGGCTGACCAAGCTCGTGTACtggaggcggtggcgacgcTTTCTCGGCTACCGTGGGCAGCAGgccgccttcttcctccctctcgtCTCGGaaagggagcggcggcgacgttcCGGGTGTTGCAACGACGGCGGCATTAGACCGTACGTCGACACTCTCATCGACCTCCGTgtccccgacgacgacgacaatgaCAAGGACGATGTCGGAAGGATGAACATCGatgccgggcggcgcgcgctcACCGACGACGAGATGGTGAGCCTTTTGTCGGAGTTTCTCGGCGCCAGCACGGAGTCGGCCGTTTCATGCATCGAGTGGGCGCTTGCCCACCTCGTCACCCAGCAGGAGATCCAGAAGAAGCTACGCCTCGAGATCACCGGAGCTCACGGCGAGGGCGTGGTCTCCGAGGAGCGGCTCCGCAGCTTGCCGTACCTGCACGCCGTCGTGCTCGAGAGCCTCCGGCTGCACCCACCTGTCCCGTTCCTCATGCGCGACGTTCACACGGAGGGCGTGGCGGTTGGCATGGACACGGTTCCAGTGGGCGGCACAAGGGTGCATTTCCTTATACGAGACATGGCGAGGGATAGGAAAGATTGGACGGACCCCGACGAGTTCCAGCCGGAGCGTTtccttgccggcggcgaggccgagggtGTCGGCGCCGTGCCGGGGCCGAAGGAGATCAGGATGATGCCCTTCGGCGCGGGCCGGAGGTACTGCCCCGGTGCCGGGATGGGCATGATGCACGTCAAGTGCTTCCTCGCCGCCCTCGTGCGCGAGTTCGAgtgggcggacggcggcggcgacgtggacTTCACAGAGCTGGACGGGTTCTTCAAGGTGATGAAGACGCCGCTCAGGGCGCATGTCAAGAGAAGCACGTAG